The genomic interval ATACATAATCTTTTATTTCACCAGCAAATTCAGATAAATGCCAACTGTCCTTTTGTTCATTAAAAAGTTTTTGATATCTTGAATTTCTGTCTGAGATGTATAACCTCGGCGTTATTTTTACCGAACCTAATCCGAGTGGTTTACCCATACCTAGTTTATGATAATGATTTTCCGGTAGAGCAAGAACAAAAAGAAGTGCTCCCAATTCTATCTCGGAAAGGTTTTCAAAACGAATACGACCTTTAAATTTAATACCGGATTTAACAGGTATAATAGTTGTATGTTGTGTACTTTCCTTGGGCTTATCCTTCTCTTTCCAATTTTTATTATTTCTATGCCAATATTGCTTATAACCTCTAATTTTGGCATCTGAGTTCCAATGCTTTAGTTTACGTTTATCATCCGTAACCTGCTCCAAATAATGCTGAAATGTTGTCGGTTTAGGTGATGACAAGATTTTAGGAGGGTCTTGTTGCAAGAAAATGTCTTTCTGTCCCTGTAAGAGTTCCGCATCTTCGAAGAATACACGGGAAGCAACTTGAGACTCTATGCCGAAAATCGATTGGGGGATATCTATACTACCCGCTTCCTTTAGTTCAACCGGCACATGTTCCCCTATCGTTTTTTTGTAGGCTAATCGAAAATACCCTGTGTGGCCAAAGGAAATTCTGTCTTTACCATGACTATCTTTCCAATGAACGTAGAAGCACGGAACTTTGTCATTTTCCTTAAGTTGCCTAAGTAAATCACCGTCTTTCCTTCCTGCTTTATCTGTATAGCGAGTGCTGTCTCTTCGATATGCTATAATATCTTCTTCAGCAATTTTAATCTCGGTGGCTTCATAGTCTGGGGAATTTATTAACCAGTCACGTTTTTTACCTTGCATATGCCCGGATATAACCAGGTATTCGCCGTTATCATTCTCTTCAAAAATAAATTCCCTTTCATAGTCATTTTTTTTCACCTGAACAAACTGATTACCGTTGTTGAACTTCTTTGCCGGAACAATAAAATATTCGAATCCTCTTTTCGTTAAGTAACCAGCATTAAATTTATATTTATTCCGATTATAAGAGGAGGACATATTATTTCGATATTCATCTCTTACGGATATACATTTATCTGCTAATGTACGATAATATAATAATTTATCTTCAAAATTTATAAATTTACCCCAACTGACTATTTCAACTAATGTTCTAATCATGCCCCTCAAACTGCTGCCGGGAATCTTTACTCTTTTGCCGGGAGAAAAAAAATCGGGATTATCTTTAATTTCGTTATTGTCTACTTCACCTGTATCCTTTATATATAGGGGGGTAATAGTTTCAAGTTCATATTCGATATATCCTGTTTTCAATTTATCCGCATGATAATTATCAAAACCAGGTATACCATTCACTGTCTTGTACGGTGATTCAATCATTGTCAAGTTTAACGGTACAAAATTATATGGAGCTTTGGCCTGTTGCCTTGTAAAGTAGGTATCTATACCTTTATCTTTATCGCCAGTTTTTACTGCATTTTCCGGCTGCCCACCCCGGTTACTAGTGTTAGGCTTACCTCTGCCGGTTTCAGGTTGTTTCGATACTTGCTTTGGCCCTGTACTCTCTTTTTCAAGATCTTTACCGTCAACAATGACTTTCTGAATTTGACCTTTATTTCTAATAACCTGACATTCTTTATTATGTAACTCTTCATTTAGTACATATCCTGGTAAAGGCATTTTTTTACCGGTTTCAAATTGAAGGTTTCCTATGATTTTTCCTTTTTTGCTTTTAGTTATCAATAAAATTGCTTTTTCCATTTAATCCTCTCCCAATCCGAAGCTTACAAAACGGCTGTCAATATAACCTGCTTGTCCCACCTCGTTACAACCTATATAGTTCCTTGTCTTTAATTTTAGTCTTTTTTTGTTTACATCAAGTTTAAGACCACTTAACGGGATAATAATTTCCGTACCTCGGTCTTCTATCAGAGTACTCCAGCCCTCTTTTTTTTCTTTTGACTCAGTCCCCCAAAGAATTTGTTTCGCATCAATATAATCCAGTTCTTCACCTTCACCATCAACCCGTAGTCTTACATTAAAGAATTTTTCTCCTTTTGACCATAAAAGCAGTTCCTTATCATCGTTAAAAACACGAAGTGTTTGCAGGTATTTAGGCTCGATGGTTTCATGCTGATAAAATATTAGTTTACCGTTTTCAAATTTACCAATCAGTACTTTATAATATAAATAAGCGACTACAAAGCCATTATCTTTAAAGATTTCTACTACTTTTTCTATTAATTTACCATAATTATCAATAACTAATTCATTAATTATATAGCTGCTTTTAACCTTGCCTAAGGTTAATCCGTTATTACAATACATTGAATACCTCCATTTCTTTACACTTTGCAAGAAAGGCTTGTACAAAATACTCCAATTTTTCTGCACTACCGGACAGGTTTATCTTATTATTTATTCCAGCAGATATCGATATTTTTTCACCAAAAGAAATATTTGCTTGTATACCTTTTAAGACACCGCGGCCTATACTTTTTTCGCCACCTATAGGTAAATCGGCATTCCACAGATCTTTTAGGACGAGTAACAACAGACCTGCTTCCCAATCATCATAATTTTTAATTCTGATTTTAATGCTTACCATTTCTTTGTCTGATACTACGGGCCAAAGAGGCATAATTTCAAAAAGGGCCGTTTTTATAACACCACCCGTAAAACGGTCGATTTTGATACGAGATTGTATTTCCGATGCTATGTTACTAATTTTCTCTTCCTCAATGATAACTCTGCTTTTATATTTTTCCTTACTTACGCCTTCATCATCCACCCATCCGAAAAGCCTTTTTATAAGTTCCTCCCCATTACTTCCCAATGTATTAATAATGCGTACAGCCCTACTCCTGATTGCTCCCTTAATTGATGTACCAGGTAACACGGGATGACCATTGCTTAATATATGCATAGCGTCAGGTGCTAGTGGGTCTCCAGAATAAGCTCTAACAATTAAGGAATTTTTGATTTCAAACAGCGATTCTATGGTAAATTCCTTAGTTTTCATCGGATAAGTATCATTTATATCTATAGTTGTACAGCCCTGTCTTATTAAATTCATATCACCACTTAACAGGGCTATAACATCTTCTTTTCTATTAAAGTCTAATTCATATATCTCTTCGTTAATTAATTTACACCTTCCGAAACCCTTCGTAGTCATTGCTCCGACTGATATGTAATTTTCCTTTAAAGCTTTAATCAAAAAGGCTAATATTTTAACAAATATTTGTTTATCATAAGTTTTGCTACGAAAGGTGATTTCCATTTTCAAATTAAACAAGGCTCCAGGTTCAAGCACCTCATAATCATATTTCTTCCCCTCTTTAGCAATACCTTTCTTATTATCGATGGCTACTCCGTCCCTTATCTTTATAACTGATTTGTTTGCAGAAGTTAAATCACTTATAAATAAAGCGCTTTGGCAGATACTTGTTTCTTTTCGCTCATCATCGTCACCCCAAAAATAACGAAGCTGTTCTTTTTCATTTTCTTCAATTTCTGCATGTTCATAGA from Desulfolucanica intricata carries:
- a CDS encoding TIGR03986 family type III CRISPR-associated RAMP protein, with product MEKAILLITKSKKGKIIGNLQFETGKKMPLPGYVLNEELHNKECQVIRNKGQIQKVIVDGKDLEKESTGPKQVSKQPETGRGKPNTSNRGGQPENAVKTGDKDKGIDTYFTRQQAKAPYNFVPLNLTMIESPYKTVNGIPGFDNYHADKLKTGYIEYELETITPLYIKDTGEVDNNEIKDNPDFFSPGKRVKIPGSSLRGMIRTLVEIVSWGKFINFEDKLLYYRTLADKCISVRDEYRNNMSSSYNRNKYKFNAGYLTKRGFEYFIVPAKKFNNGNQFVQVKKNDYEREFIFEENDNGEYLVISGHMQGKKRDWLINSPDYEATEIKIAEEDIIAYRRDSTRYTDKAGRKDGDLLRQLKENDKVPCFYVHWKDSHGKDRISFGHTGYFRLAYKKTIGEHVPVELKEAGSIDIPQSIFGIESQVASRVFFEDAELLQGQKDIFLQQDPPKILSSPKPTTFQHYLEQVTDDKRKLKHWNSDAKIRGYKQYWHRNNKNWKEKDKPKESTQHTTIIPVKSGIKFKGRIRFENLSEIELGALLFVLALPENHYHKLGMGKPLGLGSVKITPRLYISDRNSRYQKLFNEQKDSWHLSEFAGEIKDYVLSFEKYVLSNLNESEIAGAEVLWETERLKQLKVMMDWENTKRTDWLEKTRYMEIQHVKHKNEFKERLVLRNPLKFLE
- the csx19 gene encoding type III-D CRISPR-associated protein Csx19 — encoded protein: MYCNNGLTLGKVKSSYIINELVIDNYGKLIEKVVEIFKDNGFVVAYLYYKVLIGKFENGKLIFYQHETIEPKYLQTLRVFNDDKELLLWSKGEKFFNVRLRVDGEGEELDYIDAKQILWGTESKEKKEGWSTLIEDRGTEIIIPLSGLKLDVNKKRLKLKTRNYIGCNEVGQAGYIDSRFVSFGLGED
- a CDS encoding RAMP superfamily CRISPR-associated protein, giving the protein MEDTSVTGKLLLKGQIKIKTPLIIGSGEKNSDVDITLLKDSAGNPYIPATSFAGVLRHYFYEHAEIEENEKEQLRYFWGDDDERKETSICQSALFISDLTSANKSVIKIRDGVAIDNKKGIAKEGKKYDYEVLEPGALFNLKMEITFRSKTYDKQIFVKILAFLIKALKENYISVGAMTTKGFGRCKLINEEIYELDFNRKEDVIALLSGDMNLIRQGCTTIDINDTYPMKTKEFTIESLFEIKNSLIVRAYSGDPLAPDAMHILSNGHPVLPGTSIKGAIRSRAVRIINTLGSNGEELIKRLFGWVDDEGVSKEKYKSRVIIEEEKISNIASEIQSRIKIDRFTGGVIKTALFEIMPLWPVVSDKEMVSIKIRIKNYDDWEAGLLLLVLKDLWNADLPIGGEKSIGRGVLKGIQANISFGEKISISAGINNKINLSGSAEKLEYFVQAFLAKCKEMEVFNVL